A DNA window from Paenibacillus andongensis contains the following coding sequences:
- a CDS encoding DUF4153 domain-containing protein produces MRDPAPWQRKYSLMLVYACLFGFMVQYMFWDHAPGISVLISVVGFYSLYFYAIKGRLGGFEPWEGQNKAGWFLLAPVVLIALTYTLFANKLFHTLNLLALPLCMAMQTIVLSRNSKHAWYHATFLQDLLRHCFGRPIAYLSVPFGMIKAWLPSRKTEKESAWGKIGKVGAGLLLAAPILFIVIGLLASADRVFQSWIEGIPHWFNGISVAEGVVRTGFGIAITLYTFCYLWGILFPKVLEVSQTPQEFSEESAAESKKFLIDPITAGTLLVCVNVVYVLFAFIQFSYLFGAANGLLPNGVLYAEYARRGFAELVAVAIINISLLFPGLHAIRRSGQMGENIRKGLLTMLVGCTIVMLISAYGRLSLYEEAYGFTQTRLLVHGFMIFLGVLFIIAFFRIWIERMSLSKAVITTAILAYLVMNYMNIEQRIVINNMERYERTGIIDLEYLGRLSTDVVPPLKELQVKHPELVTLQATIDRIKADSGDDSWPAWNLSKYQARR; encoded by the coding sequence CCATGCTCCCGGCATCTCTGTTCTAATTAGTGTGGTTGGTTTTTACAGCCTTTACTTTTACGCCATAAAGGGAAGATTAGGCGGTTTTGAGCCGTGGGAAGGACAAAATAAAGCCGGTTGGTTCCTTCTAGCTCCCGTTGTGTTAATTGCTTTGACGTATACATTGTTTGCTAACAAACTGTTTCATACGCTTAATTTGCTTGCCTTACCCTTATGCATGGCGATGCAGACGATTGTCTTATCGCGCAATAGTAAACACGCATGGTATCATGCTACATTCCTGCAGGATCTGCTGAGACACTGCTTTGGCAGGCCGATAGCTTACTTGTCAGTACCATTTGGGATGATCAAAGCTTGGCTGCCGAGTAGAAAGACCGAAAAGGAGTCTGCTTGGGGAAAGATAGGGAAAGTTGGTGCAGGTCTATTGTTGGCAGCCCCTATATTGTTCATCGTCATTGGGTTGTTAGCTTCTGCGGATCGTGTTTTTCAATCTTGGATAGAAGGAATCCCGCATTGGTTCAACGGAATATCAGTTGCTGAGGGGGTTGTACGTACCGGTTTTGGGATTGCAATAACCCTATACACCTTCTGCTATTTATGGGGAATTCTTTTTCCAAAAGTCCTTGAAGTCAGCCAGACGCCTCAAGAGTTTAGTGAGGAATCTGCTGCTGAAAGCAAAAAGTTCCTGATTGATCCAATAACAGCCGGTACTTTGCTTGTATGTGTCAATGTCGTCTATGTGCTGTTCGCTTTCATTCAGTTCTCCTATTTATTCGGAGCAGCGAATGGGCTTTTGCCAAATGGTGTGCTCTATGCGGAGTACGCGCGAAGAGGGTTTGCTGAGCTCGTAGCTGTCGCAATCATCAACATCTCTCTGCTATTTCCAGGCCTGCACGCGATCCGCCGCAGCGGGCAAATGGGTGAAAATATTCGAAAAGGGCTGCTGACGATGCTTGTCGGATGCACGATCGTGATGCTCATTTCCGCTTACGGAAGGCTTTCGCTGTATGAAGAGGCTTATGGATTCACCCAAACGAGATTGCTTGTTCATGGCTTCATGATTTTCTTAGGTGTTCTGTTTATCATTGCTTTTTTCCGAATCTGGATAGAACGGATGTCCTTATCAAAAGCGGTTATCACAACGGCAATTCTGGCCTATCTCGTGATGAATTATATGAATATAGAACAAAGAATCGTCATCAACAACATGGAGCGGTACGAAAGAACGGGAATCATCGACCTTGAATATCTAGGGAGACTCTCAACCGACGTGGTACCACCACTCAAGGAACTGCAAGTCAAGCATCCTGAGTTGGTGACACTACAAGCAACGATAGATCGTATTAAAGCAGACTCTGGAGATGATTCATGGCCTGCCTGGAATTTATCCAAGTATCAAGCGAGAAGGTAA
- a CDS encoding S-layer homology domain-containing protein, translating to MKKQLTFVLTSVMAVSMFSSVALGKTSSNFTDLSQLDAATKAKFDAMISAGIFDGMTETTFGLKSQMNRAQFAKVAAMILELPINAGLRVSSFTDVSTYDQANGYALPYIEALKTAGITNGVSDGAYNPAGLVTKEELAAFLIRILGKDAEASHKTLTDGSVSNWAKGYVALALNLKLFPETIGAFEGLMPATRELLVTGAYEAKQQYVPGKIALVSAQAIGASKVKVWFNQTVDKTKANLTLSKGTLHVPVTVTWSDDGKSATLLTSSTISEGEYTVAISGLDASTVSRNEVYFRAQAEQVTEINFVNPEETIANSSAATIKVKALNQYGETATLGTSGFTAIVAGSAPADFKKDEWGNLNIIANVKMSQMNEHLPVTVYVHNSKLSAARSFKVGNAPVLSFIEPNKIIYSNMKTRLIEVGDKASISLNLFDQYGNPIIKKQLDLREVTSKSLVPVVSPENPSLEIVKAGTTLGTTDLFDENGNARFEVRLTAKPLKESTHKITIYSEAANAMVSVDVN from the coding sequence ATGAAAAAACAATTAACTTTCGTACTTACATCCGTAATGGCTGTATCCATGTTCTCATCTGTCGCACTGGGCAAAACGTCTTCTAACTTCACGGATTTGAGTCAACTAGACGCCGCTACCAAAGCCAAATTCGATGCGATGATTAGCGCGGGTATTTTTGATGGAATGACCGAAACGACTTTCGGCTTAAAGAGTCAAATGAACCGTGCACAGTTCGCTAAAGTGGCAGCGATGATCTTGGAGCTTCCGATTAATGCTGGTCTAAGAGTTTCCTCTTTTACAGATGTAAGTACATATGATCAAGCTAATGGCTATGCCTTACCCTATATTGAAGCTTTGAAAACAGCTGGCATTACGAATGGCGTTAGCGATGGTGCTTACAACCCAGCTGGACTAGTGACAAAGGAAGAGTTAGCTGCTTTCTTGATTCGAATCTTAGGTAAGGATGCAGAGGCAAGCCATAAGACATTAACGGATGGATCTGTCTCCAATTGGGCCAAAGGGTATGTAGCTCTTGCCTTGAACTTGAAGCTTTTTCCAGAAACAATTGGTGCTTTTGAAGGCCTGATGCCTGCCACCCGCGAGCTTTTGGTCACTGGCGCTTATGAAGCAAAACAACAATATGTACCGGGTAAAATCGCGTTAGTTAGCGCACAAGCTATTGGAGCAAGTAAAGTGAAAGTTTGGTTTAATCAAACGGTAGATAAGACAAAAGCAAACCTTACATTAAGTAAAGGAACATTGCATGTTCCGGTAACTGTGACATGGTCTGATGATGGCAAATCGGCTACATTACTCACATCTTCAACGATCAGTGAAGGTGAGTATACAGTTGCAATTTCTGGATTAGACGCATCAACGGTATCGAGAAATGAAGTCTATTTCAGAGCACAAGCGGAGCAGGTAACCGAAATCAATTTCGTCAATCCAGAGGAAACCATTGCGAACAGCTCAGCTGCAACGATTAAAGTAAAAGCCCTAAATCAATATGGAGAGACGGCAACTCTAGGAACTTCGGGATTCACGGCTATTGTAGCGGGTTCAGCTCCAGCAGATTTTAAAAAGGATGAGTGGGGCAACCTCAATATAATTGCAAACGTCAAAATGTCCCAAATGAACGAACATTTGCCTGTAACCGTTTATGTGCATAATAGCAAACTTAGTGCAGCCCGAAGCTTCAAAGTTGGCAACGCGCCTGTGCTGAGCTTCATTGAACCGAACAAAATTATCTATTCGAATATGAAAACAAGATTGATTGAAGTGGGCGATAAAGCTTCCATTTCATTGAATTTGTTTGACCAGTATGGGAACCCCATCATCAAAAAACAGTTAGATCTCAGAGAGGTAACTTCAAAGAGCTTGGTGCCTGTTGTATCACCTGAAAATCCAAGCCTCGAGATTGTGAAGGCGGGCACTACGCTCGGGACAACTGATTTATTTGATGAAAATGGGAACGCCCGTTTCGAAGTTAGGCTGACTGCTAAGCCACTGAAAGAAAGCACGCATAAGATTACCATTTATAGCGAGGCAGCTAATGCGATGGTGAGTGTGGATGTAAATTAA
- a CDS encoding MFS transporter has product MNIVESQTNSAESNSEIKKSVIWIYYVIFFAVLNESVFNVSTPSIAEQFGLDASGVSWVVTIFFIVFGMGMVIFGKLSDIYSIKKLITIGISLYAIGSILGFVCQSWYPAVILSRAIQGAGGSAIPALIFVMVARFFTVKERGKMFGIITSTVSFAIGIGPVLGGYIAGSFHWAFLFLVSVPVVIAIPFFQRFLPVEPRKTGKLDVVGAVLLGIVISMLILFTTNGNWIYLGIVLIAFVLFIVQIRRAKEPFVEPALFKNSLYRNGLIIGFLIFGTVMSVMFVIPLMLRKMYGLDTEHIGLIMFPGAISAVVFGKIAGNMTVKRGSHYVVYLGLILIAASLLLQSSAIGLWVWYIGVALILMYIGFSFMQTALTESVTQILPVHQIGVGMGFFNMTSTISGAVVTALVAKVMEKELLAFPLHPLISDSHAYLYGNLILILCFVVIACTLLYFASFGKTNQQLVNDPA; this is encoded by the coding sequence ATGAATATCGTAGAGAGTCAAACTAATTCTGCAGAGAGCAACTCAGAAATAAAGAAGAGTGTCATTTGGATTTATTATGTTATCTTTTTTGCCGTATTGAATGAATCAGTATTCAACGTATCCACCCCAAGTATAGCTGAGCAGTTCGGGCTGGATGCTTCCGGTGTAAGCTGGGTAGTTACGATCTTTTTTATCGTTTTCGGTATGGGCATGGTTATATTCGGAAAGCTATCCGATATCTACAGCATCAAAAAATTGATTACAATCGGAATTTCTTTATACGCAATTGGATCAATACTTGGCTTTGTATGCCAATCGTGGTACCCAGCTGTTATCTTATCACGGGCCATTCAGGGTGCTGGCGGATCAGCGATCCCTGCATTGATATTCGTCATGGTTGCCCGATTTTTCACAGTGAAAGAACGGGGGAAAATGTTTGGTATCATCACATCGACTGTTTCCTTCGCGATTGGGATCGGTCCTGTACTAGGCGGATACATAGCTGGATCGTTCCACTGGGCCTTTTTGTTTCTTGTTTCGGTACCGGTAGTCATCGCTATTCCTTTTTTTCAAAGGTTTCTGCCCGTTGAACCGCGGAAAACCGGTAAACTGGATGTAGTAGGAGCGGTACTGCTTGGCATTGTGATATCGATGCTAATCTTGTTTACGACAAATGGGAATTGGATATATTTAGGAATCGTACTGATCGCATTTGTCCTATTTATCGTACAAATTCGTAGAGCGAAGGAACCGTTTGTCGAGCCTGCTCTTTTCAAAAATTCACTTTATCGAAATGGTCTCATCATTGGGTTTCTTATTTTTGGCACAGTAATGTCGGTCATGTTCGTAATTCCGCTGATGCTTAGAAAGATGTACGGCCTAGATACGGAACATATTGGGCTCATTATGTTTCCAGGAGCTATAAGCGCGGTTGTCTTCGGAAAAATTGCCGGCAATATGACGGTTAAGCGAGGAAGCCATTATGTCGTATATCTTGGATTGATATTAATCGCGGCAAGTCTTCTTCTGCAATCTTCAGCGATCGGACTTTGGGTATGGTACATTGGAGTAGCACTCATTTTGATGTACATCGGATTTTCTTTCATGCAGACGGCATTAACGGAAAGTGTAACGCAAATCTTGCCAGTTCATCAAATTGGCGTGGGGATGGGCTTTTTCAATATGACTTCAACGATTTCCGGAGCGGTCGTGACGGCACTCGTTGCCAAAGTGATGGAGAAAGAGCTGCTTGCTTTCCCGCTTCATCCACTAATTTCAGACTCGCATGCCTACTTGTATGGTAATCTCATTCTGATCTTATGCTTTGTTGTAATAGCATGCACTTTGCTTTATTTCGCTTCTTTTGGCAAAACTAATCAACAGCTAGTCAATGATCCGGCATAA
- a CDS encoding acyl-CoA dehydrogenase: protein MHVTYTDEQNMIRSMVREFAINEIEPTAAERDEEERFDRVIFDKMGKLGLTGIPWPKAYGGLQSDFLTYAMVVEELSRVCGSTGVMLSVHTSLVSWAIYKYGTEEQKQKFLLPLAEGKKLGAYSLTESGSGSDAGAMRTTATKDGDSYVLSGSKLFVTNGGEAEVYIVFAMTDLQQRQKGCCAFIVEKGVSGFILGSKEKKLGIRSSPTMELRFENCRVPAENLLGPEGEGFRIAMKSLDGGRIGIAAQALGIAQGALDASIAYAKERSQLGMPIGEQQTMAFKIADMATQIEAARLLTYQAAWRESKGVTYGKQAAIAKLFASDTAVKVCIEAVQIFGGDGYTKDFPVERFLRDAKVTQIYEGTNEIQRIVISRMLLAD, encoded by the coding sequence ATGCATGTGACCTATACGGATGAACAGAACATGATTCGTTCCATGGTGCGTGAGTTTGCGATTAACGAAATAGAGCCGACGGCTGCTGAGCGGGATGAAGAAGAGAGATTTGATCGAGTTATATTCGATAAAATGGGGAAGCTTGGTTTGACGGGTATTCCGTGGCCGAAAGCATACGGTGGCCTCCAGTCTGATTTTCTAACGTATGCCATGGTTGTTGAAGAGCTTTCTAGGGTATGTGGTTCCACTGGAGTTATGCTTTCCGTTCATACCTCTCTAGTCAGTTGGGCGATTTATAAGTATGGCACAGAAGAACAGAAACAAAAGTTTTTGCTGCCTTTAGCAGAAGGCAAGAAGTTGGGAGCTTATAGCTTGACGGAAAGTGGTTCCGGCTCCGATGCTGGGGCGATGAGGACAACAGCGACAAAGGACGGGGACAGTTATGTCCTGAGCGGCTCCAAACTATTTGTAACAAACGGAGGGGAGGCGGAGGTTTACATTGTTTTTGCGATGACGGATTTGCAGCAAAGGCAAAAAGGGTGCTGCGCGTTTATCGTGGAAAAGGGAGTCTCTGGATTCATTTTAGGCAGCAAAGAAAAGAAGTTGGGCATCCGTTCTTCGCCGACAATGGAACTGAGGTTTGAGAATTGCCGTGTTCCTGCGGAAAACTTGCTAGGGCCGGAGGGTGAAGGCTTCCGAATTGCCATGAAAAGTCTGGATGGCGGACGTATCGGCATTGCTGCTCAAGCACTTGGCATTGCGCAAGGTGCGCTAGATGCTTCAATCGCCTATGCAAAAGAGCGAAGTCAATTGGGAATGCCGATCGGTGAACAGCAAACGATGGCTTTTAAAATTGCTGATATGGCAACGCAGATTGAAGCAGCTAGACTGCTTACCTATCAGGCCGCTTGGCGTGAAAGCAAGGGGGTAACCTATGGCAAACAAGCTGCAATAGCCAAGCTTTTCGCCAGTGATACCGCCGTTAAGGTGTGCATTGAGGCTGTGCAAATTTTTGGAGGGGACGGTTATACTAAGGATTTCCCTGTGGAGCGGTTTTTGCGCGATGCGAAGGTGACCCAAATATACGAAGGGACGAATGAGATTCAGCGTATTGTGATATCACGAATGCTTCTTGCCGACTGA
- the mmgD gene encoding citrate synthase yields MSDDYVPGLENVIASETNISYLDVEKEEIVVRGYDLIELAQHVTYLDIVGLLLDGALPNPDERHDIEEKLRAEYGLPSNVNAILQLLPEQADFMDVLRTGISAIASYDTDLEDRSREANTRKAIRLLAKVPEIVANGYRAQKKQPFIDPRKELSYTANFLYMITGRIPTKMEEAIFDQSLIVYSEHEMPNSTFAARVIASTQSDLYGALTGAVASLKGTLHGGANEAVMAMLLEAGSEASLEALMLNKLAKKERIMGFGHRVYMKKADPRALLMKEALAGLALEKHQPELYNMCVLGEEVMKREKNLHPNLDYYAAPVYYLLGIPIELFTPVFLAARTIGISAHVIEQHDHNRLFRPRVHYKGSRDLHPPQQQNRLSRKGECE; encoded by the coding sequence ATGAGTGACGACTATGTGCCTGGACTTGAAAATGTCATTGCTAGCGAGACGAACATCTCGTATCTGGATGTGGAGAAGGAGGAAATTGTTGTTCGCGGGTATGACCTTATTGAGCTTGCCCAACATGTAACCTATCTGGACATTGTGGGTCTGCTTCTAGACGGAGCGCTGCCTAATCCAGATGAACGGCATGACATCGAAGAGAAGTTGAGAGCGGAATATGGTTTACCTTCAAATGTGAACGCGATTCTACAACTACTCCCGGAGCAAGCCGACTTCATGGATGTTCTGCGAACAGGCATCTCCGCTATAGCTAGTTACGATACCGATCTTGAGGATCGTTCCAGAGAAGCCAATACCCGTAAAGCCATTCGATTGCTCGCGAAAGTGCCGGAAATTGTAGCCAACGGATATCGCGCGCAGAAGAAGCAACCATTCATAGACCCGCGCAAAGAGCTATCCTATACCGCTAATTTCTTATATATGATCACGGGACGTATCCCAACCAAGATGGAAGAAGCTATCTTTGATCAATCACTGATCGTCTATAGTGAGCATGAAATGCCGAATTCTACGTTTGCTGCGCGTGTCATTGCATCTACACAATCCGATCTTTATGGTGCCTTAACTGGCGCGGTTGCTTCACTCAAAGGGACACTGCACGGCGGTGCGAATGAAGCGGTCATGGCTATGCTTTTGGAAGCGGGATCGGAAGCAAGTCTTGAAGCACTTATGTTAAATAAATTAGCAAAGAAAGAACGAATTATGGGCTTTGGACATCGGGTTTATATGAAAAAGGCAGATCCCCGTGCACTGCTAATGAAAGAAGCACTAGCTGGACTCGCATTAGAGAAACATCAACCAGAGCTCTACAACATGTGTGTTCTTGGGGAAGAAGTCATGAAGCGTGAAAAGAATTTGCATCCGAATTTGGATTATTATGCAGCTCCTGTTTACTATTTGCTTGGAATTCCAATTGAATTGTTTACACCGGTATTTCTTGCTGCCCGGACCATCGGCATCAGCGCGCATGTGATTGAACAACATGATCATAATCGACTCTTTCGACCGCGTGTTCATTATAAGGGATCTCGAGATCTACACCCTCCTCAACAGCAGAATCGCTTAAGCAGAAAGGGCGAATGCGAATGA
- a CDS encoding bifunctional 2-methylcitrate dehydratase/aconitate hydratase — MSDSGYLENKEMTFDPLIEEIADYTMAKGIESEEAYHIAQHVLLDSLGTGLLALRFPDCTKHLGPIVPGANLPGGARVPGTRYELDPVHAAFNIGCMIRWLDYNDTWLAAEWGHPSDNLGSILAVADYLSRNQVAAGKKPLTMKDVLTMTIKAHEIQGVLALENSLNRVGLDHVHFVKIASTAVAAAMLGANREELCSALSNAWIDGASLRTYRHAPNTGSRKSWAAGDATSRAVRLALMAVGGEMGYSSALTAKNWGFQDVLFQGKELTLGRSLGSYVMENILFKISFPAEFHAQTAVECALELYPTVHKRLDEIAHITLTTHQSAIRIIDKKGPLHNPADRDHCLQYMVAIGLLFGSLTAEHYEETVAVDPRIDALREKMVVVEDEQYSKDYLDPDKRSIANAVQVHFKDGTKTEKVVSEYPIGHRRRREEGLPKVIEKYEANLLTRFPRKKSTEILKLSLDYEALARTPVHEFMAHFVI, encoded by the coding sequence ATGAGTGATTCCGGGTATTTAGAGAATAAGGAGATGACCTTTGATCCCTTAATCGAGGAGATTGCCGATTATACAATGGCTAAAGGGATTGAAAGTGAAGAAGCATACCACATCGCGCAGCATGTTTTATTGGATTCACTTGGCACCGGATTACTCGCTTTACGATTCCCGGATTGTACGAAGCATTTGGGTCCGATTGTACCAGGTGCAAACTTACCAGGGGGTGCCCGTGTGCCAGGGACGAGATACGAGCTAGACCCTGTCCATGCGGCTTTTAATATCGGCTGTATGATTCGTTGGCTGGATTATAACGATACATGGCTGGCAGCCGAATGGGGGCATCCTTCGGATAATCTAGGCAGTATTCTTGCCGTCGCCGATTATCTTAGCCGCAATCAAGTTGCTGCGGGGAAAAAGCCGCTCACTATGAAGGATGTCCTCACCATGACGATTAAAGCACATGAGATTCAGGGAGTGCTAGCTCTTGAGAACAGCTTAAACCGAGTAGGGCTGGACCATGTTCATTTTGTGAAAATAGCCTCAACAGCCGTTGCTGCGGCAATGTTGGGAGCAAACAGAGAAGAGCTGTGCAGCGCGCTTTCCAACGCATGGATTGATGGGGCTAGCTTAAGAACGTATCGACATGCACCGAATACAGGTTCACGTAAATCATGGGCAGCCGGTGATGCGACTAGTCGCGCGGTACGGTTAGCTTTGATGGCTGTAGGTGGTGAAATGGGCTATTCGTCTGCTCTTACTGCGAAAAACTGGGGCTTCCAAGATGTGTTGTTTCAAGGAAAAGAACTGACATTAGGTCGTTCACTAGGCTCCTATGTGATGGAAAATATTTTATTCAAAATATCATTTCCCGCTGAATTTCATGCTCAAACCGCCGTCGAATGCGCTTTGGAGCTGTACCCTACGGTACATAAGCGACTGGATGAGATTGCTCATATCACATTGACTACCCATCAATCTGCGATTCGAATTATTGATAAGAAGGGACCCTTGCACAATCCTGCTGATCGGGATCATTGTCTTCAATACATGGTTGCGATAGGGCTGCTTTTTGGCTCATTGACCGCTGAGCATTATGAGGAGACGGTCGCTGTAGATCCTCGGATTGATGCACTTAGGGAGAAAATGGTCGTGGTCGAGGATGAGCAGTATAGCAAAGATTACTTGGATCCTGATAAACGTTCGATCGCCAACGCGGTTCAAGTTCATTTCAAAGACGGCACGAAAACGGAGAAAGTCGTTAGCGAATATCCGATCGGGCATCGCAGACGGCGTGAGGAAGGTTTGCCGAAAGTGATTGAAAAATATGAAGCTAATTTACTGACTCGGTTTCCTCGTAAGAAGTCGACAGAAATACTGAAGCTCTCTCTTGATTATGAGGCGTTGGCTCGTACGCCCGTTCATGAGTTTATGGCGCATTTCGTTATTTGA
- the prpB gene encoding methylisocitrate lyase, whose translation MSWLIEEEPDQQRLAAEFRQLVDAGPIVKIPGTHDGMAARIAKQTHFKAIYLSGAAYTASRGLPDLGLIYSNEVAERARELVRASGLPLLVDIDTGFGGILNVARTAKEMVEAKVAAVQIEDQDMPKKCGHLNGKKLISAEEMVQKIRTIKAVSPTLYIVARTDAKSVEGMEEAIRRAQQYLAAGADAIFPEALESQEDFQYFSQEVKGPLLANMTEFGRTPYYTAEQFESWGFHMVIYPVTSLRVAAKAYERVFEEISQTGSQKESLSHMQTRSELYDTIRYYDYEALDETIAKTILNENE comes from the coding sequence ATGTCATGGCTGATTGAAGAAGAACCGGATCAACAACGATTGGCCGCTGAATTTCGTCAGCTTGTTGATGCTGGTCCCATTGTCAAAATCCCTGGTACACACGACGGAATGGCTGCGAGAATAGCTAAACAGACTCATTTTAAAGCCATTTATTTATCGGGAGCAGCTTATACAGCTAGCAGGGGACTGCCTGATTTGGGCCTCATTTACTCGAATGAGGTGGCGGAACGTGCCCGAGAGCTGGTTCGGGCATCGGGTCTTCCTCTACTTGTCGATATAGACACGGGATTCGGCGGTATTTTAAACGTAGCACGGACAGCTAAGGAAATGGTGGAGGCGAAAGTCGCAGCCGTACAGATCGAGGATCAGGATATGCCGAAGAAATGCGGTCATTTGAATGGAAAGAAGCTTATTTCGGCTGAGGAAATGGTTCAAAAAATTCGAACGATCAAAGCAGTGAGTCCGACTTTATATATCGTTGCGCGTACGGACGCCAAAAGCGTCGAGGGCATGGAGGAAGCGATTCGTAGAGCACAGCAATATCTCGCAGCCGGAGCGGATGCGATTTTTCCAGAAGCTCTGGAGAGTCAAGAGGATTTTCAATACTTCAGCCAAGAAGTGAAGGGACCACTTTTAGCGAATATGACGGAATTTGGACGAACACCGTATTATACGGCGGAGCAATTTGAAAGCTGGGGATTTCATATGGTGATTTACCCGGTGACTTCGCTTCGCGTAGCTGCCAAAGCCTATGAAAGAGTATTTGAGGAAATCAGTCAAACAGGATCTCAGAAGGAATCTCTTAGCCATATGCAAACCCGGAGTGAGCTGTATGATACGATTCGATATTACGATTATGAAGCATTAGATGAAACAATTGCTAAAACGATTTTGAATGAAAATGAGTAG
- a CDS encoding acyl-CoA dehydrogenase encodes MDFGLSEELEMVRNMVRDFAENEVAPSAALRDEDERFDRTLFDIMGELGLTGIPWAEDYGGLGSDYVTYCLVVEELSRVCASTGITLLAHISLAGWPIYTFGTEEQKIRFLRPMAEGKKLGACGLTEVGSGSEIGSMETTAILDGDHYVLNGSNKFITNAGAADIYIVLASTNPSQKHKDCSAFIIEKDTPGFTFGKKERKLGIRSSPTSEILFDNCRIPMENRLGNEGDGFEIAMRALDGARIGIAAQAVGIAQGALDASLSYAKDRKQFGKPIAQQQAIGFKLANMATQIEAARLLTYQAAWRESHGLPYGKESAYAKLFAGDTAMEVTVEAVQIFGGYGYTKAFPVERYMRDAKISQIYGGTNEIQQMVISRSLLAD; translated from the coding sequence ATGGACTTTGGCTTGTCGGAGGAACTGGAAATGGTTCGCAATATGGTCCGTGATTTCGCCGAAAACGAGGTGGCACCGAGTGCGGCACTTCGAGATGAGGATGAACGGTTTGATCGGACCTTATTTGACATAATGGGAGAGCTTGGTTTGACGGGGATTCCTTGGGCTGAAGACTATGGCGGGCTTGGCTCCGATTATGTGACATATTGTCTAGTTGTAGAGGAATTATCTCGTGTGTGCGCCTCTACAGGTATTACTCTGTTAGCACATATTTCGCTTGCGGGATGGCCAATTTATACATTTGGGACGGAGGAGCAGAAAATAAGGTTTTTACGTCCGATGGCAGAAGGAAAGAAGCTTGGAGCATGTGGTCTGACAGAGGTTGGCTCAGGCTCCGAGATAGGTTCCATGGAAACAACAGCCATACTAGATGGTGATCACTATGTATTAAACGGTTCCAATAAATTCATTACCAATGCAGGTGCTGCGGACATTTATATCGTGTTGGCTTCGACAAACCCCTCGCAAAAGCATAAGGACTGCAGCGCTTTTATTATAGAAAAAGATACACCCGGATTTACGTTTGGCAAAAAGGAAAGAAAATTGGGCATTCGTTCATCACCAACTTCGGAGATCCTCTTTGATAACTGCCGCATACCCATGGAAAATCGCCTCGGAAATGAAGGAGATGGGTTTGAGATCGCCATGCGTGCGCTTGACGGAGCTAGAATTGGAATCGCGGCTCAAGCGGTAGGGATCGCACAAGGTGCGCTGGATGCCTCGCTCTCCTATGCCAAAGACCGCAAGCAGTTTGGAAAGCCGATTGCTCAGCAGCAGGCCATTGGCTTTAAGCTTGCGAATATGGCAACCCAAATCGAGGCAGCTAGACTACTGACGTATCAAGCCGCTTGGCGAGAAAGTCACGGGTTACCGTATGGCAAAGAATCTGCTTATGCCAAGCTTTTTGCTGGAGACACGGCCATGGAGGTGACGGTAGAAGCTGTTCAAATCTTTGGGGGATATGGCTATACGAAAGCCTTCCCCGTTGAACGTTATATGCGCGATGCCAAGATTTCGCAAATCTATG